From the Teredinibacter turnerae T7901 genome, one window contains:
- a CDS encoding peptidoglycan-binding domain-containing protein, whose translation MPKGIMRSVGKGAVNQHRDVKLIQIYLNLFITLDTKRVKLTVDGKIGRNTISAIEHFQKNSAGMNFPDGRVDPNGKTFRYLTLYLDEAEQNKIEASLNEPSSPPKAIASKDGRILAGLSNLVVTYNGVVASRQIVSDYSLNVIRLALKESGMNKAVITSTLRTPEDQATIMLRNAKINLGRKYSLYGARGDAVLKIYENNKSKKDSEIVELMVKKIEEYAKEGKRVSKHCVSIEDYKSLNVIDIGYNSTKSVCKNFSESKFSNALKSLESEGYIEKYIDETKKSNSCWHIEIKPNKKSVFWYNKKSILFPVRFINSEHILC comes from the coding sequence ATGCCAAAGGGAATTATGCGTTCAGTTGGAAAAGGCGCTGTCAATCAACATCGGGATGTTAAGTTAATCCAAATATACTTGAACTTATTTATAACTCTTGATACCAAAAGAGTAAAGCTAACGGTTGACGGAAAAATTGGTAGAAACACGATTTCAGCGATTGAGCACTTCCAAAAAAATTCAGCGGGTATGAATTTCCCTGACGGTCGAGTCGATCCAAACGGTAAGACCTTCCGTTACTTGACACTTTATCTCGACGAGGCTGAGCAAAATAAAATAGAGGCAAGCCTCAACGAACCTTCCTCACCTCCAAAAGCGATAGCATCGAAAGACGGCCGTATTCTGGCGGGACTATCAAACCTCGTTGTAACGTATAACGGCGTGGTAGCATCCCGTCAAATTGTTTCAGATTACAGTCTCAATGTTATAAGGCTCGCACTAAAGGAATCAGGGATGAATAAGGCGGTCATAACATCTACGCTTCGTACACCTGAGGACCAGGCAACTATTATGCTTCGCAACGCCAAGATTAATTTGGGCAGGAAATACAGTTTATATGGTGCGAGAGGAGATGCGGTTTTAAAAATCTATGAAAATAATAAAAGTAAAAAAGACAGCGAAATTGTCGAGCTAATGGTGAAGAAAATTGAGGAATATGCCAAGGAGGGTAAGCGAGTATCTAAACACTGTGTTTCAATCGAAGATTACAAGTCTTTAAACGTGATTGATATAGGGTATAACTCAACAAAGAGTGTATGCAAAAATTTTAGTGAGTCAAAATTTTCAAATGCGTTAAAATCCCTTGAATCAGAAGGCTATATTGAAAAGTATATAGATGAGACTAAAAAATCTAATTCATGTTGGCACATAGAAATTAAGCCAAATAAGAAAAGTGTTTTCTGGTACAACAAAAAGTCAATTTTATTTCCAGTCAGATTCATTAACAGTGAACATATTCTATGCTAG
- a CDS encoding GFA family protein — translation MSGVFRAVGNKVGDSIEMIKGECVCGAVRFTISGPTSQVILCHCSICRKSVGAGGIPIIIASNQFYNWERGLDSIRSWRKPVGDWTTKFCNVCGSPLPRENDSNSMAIPAGLITQGGDDLKVQHHIYSSYKPAWDEIGDDGVIHPEAFGSSTGEL, via the coding sequence ATGAGCGGTGTTTTCAGAGCTGTGGGAAACAAGGTAGGAGATTCGATAGAGATGATAAAGGGTGAGTGTGTCTGCGGGGCGGTGAGGTTCACAATCTCTGGACCTACATCTCAAGTGATTTTGTGTCATTGCTCAATCTGTCGGAAATCGGTCGGCGCTGGAGGCATCCCAATTATCATTGCATCCAACCAATTTTATAATTGGGAGAGGGGTTTGGATTCGATAAGGTCATGGAGAAAACCAGTCGGTGACTGGACCACAAAATTCTGTAACGTATGTGGTTCGCCGCTCCCAAGGGAGAATGATTCGAATAGCATGGCAATTCCGGCGGGGCTCATCACGCAAGGCGGAGATGATCTAAAGGTCCAGCACCATATCTATTCAAGTTACAAACCAGCCTGGGATGAAATTGGTGATGATGGCGTCATACATCCCGAGGCATTCGGAAGCTCAACCGGTGAGCTTTAA
- a CDS encoding DUF4124 domain-containing protein has product MLLKKLLLILLPIVSPVFAKDVYMWKDDGVYKYGDEKPDTQYTIVSEENAQKIINSLKNANSGSSPTRKTGAIVGHPL; this is encoded by the coding sequence TTGTTGTTAAAAAAATTACTTTTAATTCTTTTACCAATAGTTTCACCAGTATTTGCAAAAGATGTGTATATGTGGAAAGACGATGGGGTCTATAAGTATGGCGATGAAAAGCCAGATACACAATACACAATAGTTTCGGAAGAGAATGCGCAGAAAATCATAAATTCTCTTAAAAATGCAAATTCAGGCAGCTCCCCCACACGCAAGACAGGCGCAATAGTTGGACACCCACTCTAA
- a CDS encoding GNAT family N-acetyltransferase: MLPWILALRGGGRIQKGKWLLNLSNKLLCETEIMAHELKTERLILSQLTRKDCADFQGLITNDDVTRYCFDPLTAAEVENSFESRIKDWDTKQSHWLALAVYLKETNEFLGVTGFRNTSNQKQVEVGFMFLPKFHGRGFATESLKAVLDYALFLGYETVVANVTEPNVESTKVLEKCSFRQSGSDAGGVIIGTVAYTNVSYLFRKCSIT; the protein is encoded by the coding sequence ATGTTGCCGTGGATATTGGCTTTGCGTGGTGGTGGTAGGATACAGAAAGGGAAATGGTTGCTGAATTTATCGAATAAACTGTTATGTGAAACCGAGATCATGGCTCACGAACTAAAAACTGAGAGGCTAATTCTTTCGCAGCTAACGCGAAAGGATTGCGCTGATTTTCAGGGTCTCATTACAAATGATGATGTGACAAGGTATTGTTTTGATCCTTTGACAGCAGCGGAAGTCGAGAATTCCTTCGAGTCACGCATAAAGGATTGGGATACTAAGCAGTCCCACTGGTTAGCGTTGGCTGTTTACCTAAAAGAAACGAATGAATTTTTAGGTGTAACTGGTTTCAGAAATACATCTAACCAAAAACAAGTCGAGGTTGGGTTTATGTTCCTGCCAAAATTCCATGGTCGAGGCTTTGCTACTGAGTCGCTTAAAGCAGTATTAGACTATGCATTATTTCTGGGCTACGAAACAGTGGTGGCAAACGTCACTGAACCCAACGTGGAATCAACAAAAGTTTTAGAAAAATGTTCTTTTAGGCAATCTGGAAGTGATGCTGGAGGGGTGATCATCGGTACTGTCGCGTATACAAATGTATCGTATCTATTTAGAAAGTGCTCAATCACATAA
- a CDS encoding TIGR04141 family sporadically distributed protein, producing the protein MKLNVVCYLIKEGVTEEDALDKDKIGKRIPIDIDGVPCGLYLKKSRSEPQWSKLFSNVNGIDSNIFKSESVRGLLVVNIENQLFAFTFGHGRSMLKSFMVERGFGLRVTLNIGDSEQIKSIDKSTLEKVSLNTRSQTSKNTNVNDFDFEFDQEILKSICAVVENNDSENSEVVSGCDSVSINTEIELDTFPDLAKRLLSAYRDDKYQEKYPWVDFIQFVSDPSLLQQLNEEMVKLLNEEKYDYVWISPPEVVDYNDFSGFVYKIKKDQSPCLHSELDLTAYIAESKPRKPITIDTLKRREILKFNVEEKNIGSWPVFYCMNCELEINGETYILNDGKWYRVDSEFADSVNNFFNSLTQCQIKFPPYNGMKEGEYLRHIADGENFALLDQQWIHPKGTGNRLEFCDLLSQCDAFIHVKKYGSSSVLSHLFAQASVATEFLMNDPSVQVQVNKHLEETYLSINFNSEDSPRKYRVVLAVMQKNVGDLHLPFFSKVNLRHHARRLINMGFKVELAKININ; encoded by the coding sequence ATGAAATTAAATGTGGTTTGTTACTTGATAAAAGAAGGCGTGACTGAAGAGGATGCCTTAGATAAAGACAAGATAGGTAAGAGAATTCCTATAGATATTGATGGGGTTCCTTGCGGTCTTTACCTTAAAAAGTCTCGTTCTGAGCCTCAATGGTCAAAACTATTTAGCAATGTGAATGGTATTGATTCAAATATTTTCAAATCAGAGAGCGTAAGAGGGCTTTTAGTTGTAAACATTGAAAATCAGCTATTTGCGTTTACCTTTGGGCACGGTAGGTCAATGTTGAAATCATTTATGGTCGAGCGTGGATTTGGATTAAGGGTAACTTTGAACATTGGGGATTCTGAGCAAATAAAGTCCATCGACAAATCAACCTTGGAAAAGGTTTCACTAAATACGCGGTCACAAACCTCCAAAAACACGAATGTAAATGACTTTGATTTTGAGTTTGACCAAGAGATACTAAAATCAATCTGCGCTGTAGTTGAAAACAATGACAGCGAAAATTCAGAAGTTGTATCAGGTTGTGACTCTGTTTCAATTAACACCGAAATAGAATTGGATACATTTCCAGATTTAGCAAAAAGACTACTATCGGCCTATAGAGATGATAAGTACCAAGAAAAATATCCTTGGGTAGATTTTATACAGTTTGTATCCGACCCATCACTTCTTCAACAACTGAATGAAGAAATGGTTAAATTGTTAAACGAAGAAAAATATGATTATGTGTGGATTTCACCGCCAGAAGTTGTTGACTACAACGATTTTTCAGGGTTCGTCTACAAAATAAAAAAGGACCAGTCGCCTTGTTTGCATAGCGAGCTTGATCTGACAGCGTATATTGCTGAATCTAAACCTAGGAAGCCTATAACAATAGATACTTTAAAAAGAAGAGAGATATTAAAATTTAATGTGGAAGAAAAAAATATAGGAAGCTGGCCCGTCTTTTATTGTATGAACTGCGAACTGGAGATTAATGGAGAAACATATATTTTAAATGATGGAAAATGGTACAGAGTTGATAGTGAGTTCGCTGATTCCGTAAACAATTTTTTCAATTCTTTGACTCAGTGTCAAATTAAATTTCCCCCATACAACGGCATGAAAGAGGGGGAGTATTTGCGCCATATTGCCGATGGTGAGAATTTTGCACTCCTGGATCAACAGTGGATTCATCCAAAAGGTACGGGAAACAGGCTAGAATTTTGTGATTTACTTTCTCAATGTGATGCGTTTATTCACGTCAAAAAGTATGGATCTTCTTCTGTTTTAAGTCACTTATTTGCACAGGCATCTGTAGCGACCGAATTCCTAATGAATGATCCCAGTGTACAGGTTCAGGTAAATAAGCACTTAGAGGAAACGTATTTAAGCATAAATTTTAACAGCGAGGATAGCCCGCGAAAATACAGAGTTGTTCTGGCGGTTATGCAAAAAAATGTAGGCGATCTTCATTTGCCATTCTTTTCAAAGGTAAATCTTCGTCACCACGCAAGAAGACTTATTAATATGGGCTTTAAAGTTGAGCTTGCCAAGATTAATATCAATTAA